GCGGGGTGGTCGGTGACGAACCCGGCGCCGCCGTGGACCTGCAGACCCTCGTCGGCAACCCCGACGGCGCGTTCGCTGGCGAACAGTTTCGCCATGCTGGCGAACCGCGCGGCGGTGTCGTCGTCGCCCGCCTCCACCTCCGTCGCCGCGCGGTAGGTGAGCGACCGCGCCGCCTCCACGTTCGTCGCCATCTCGGCCACCTTGTGGCGAATCGCCTGGTACTCGGCTATCTTCTGTCCGCCCTGCTCGCGTTCGTTCGCGTAGTCGACGGCGGCGTCGACGGCCGCCTGCGCGACGCCGACGGCCTGCGCCGCCACGCGCGTCCGCCCGTCGGCGAAGAAGTCCATCAGCTGATAGAACCCCTCGTCCTCCTCGCCGATGACGTTCTCCACCGGCACGCGCACGTCGTCGAGCACGATTTCGGCGAGGTCGGAGGCGCGGATGCCGAGTTTGTTGTCTATCTTCGTCGCCTCGAAGCCCTCGGCGTCGGTCGGCACGAGAAAGGCCGTGATACCCCGGTGGCCCGCGTCGGGCGTCGTCTTCGCCATCACGACGGCCACGTCCGCGACGGTGCCGTTCGTTATCCACATCTTCGTGCCGTTCAGGACGTAGTCGTCGCCGTCGTCGGACTCCTCAGCTTTCGTCTCGATGCCCGCCACGTCCGACCCGTGCGCCGGTTCGGAGATGCAGGAGCAGGTGGCGGTGTCGCCGGCGGCCACCTTCGGGAGCCACTCCTCTTTCATCCACTCGTCGCCGTACTTCCGGAGCATCGAGGTGCCGAACCCGCGCGAGCCGATTGCGCTGCCGATGCCGGCGTCGGCCCGCCACAGTTCCTCGGTGACCAGAATCTCCGTCAGCGCGTCCATCCCGGCGCCGCCGTACTCCTCGGGGATGCCGGGCGCGACGAGGTCGTATCTGGCCGCCTTCTGCACGAGGTCGGACGGGTACTTCTTCTCCTCGTCGTGCTCGCGAGCGACGGGCCGAATCTCCTCCTCGCCGAACTCGCGCACCGCCTCGCGGACGGCGCGTTGCTCGTCGTTCAGTTGGAAGTTCATCGCTCGCCCTCCGCGCCGTCGTCGGACGGCGTGCCCCCGCCCCCGTCTCGCTCCCGGAGTTCGAACTTCTGGACCTTCCCGGTCGTCGTCCGCGGCAGTTCGTCGATGAACTCCACCTCGCGGGGGTGTTTGTACTCCGCGAGATTGTCGAGACAGTACTGCTTGACCTCCTCGGGCGTCACGTCCGCGTCCGGAACGGGGACGACGTACGCCTTCACCGTCTCGCCGCGGCGGTCGTCGGGGATACCGACGACGGCGGCGTCGGCGACCTGCGGGTGCTCGAACAGCAGTTCCTCCACCTCGCGCGGGTAGACGTTGTAGCCGCCGGTGACGATCATGTGCTTCGCGCGGTCGACGACGTAGTAGTAGTCGTCCTCGTCGCGGTAGCCGATGTCGCCGGTGTGGAACCAGCGCTTTCCTTCGTCTTCGGTGAACGCCTCCTCGTTCGCCTCGGGCAGGCCGTAGTAGCCCTGCATCACGTTCGGCCCGCTGACGACGAGTTCGCCCGTTATCTCGTTGAGGTCGACCGCCTCCTCGTCGACCGGTCCGCGCTCGACGGGCGGAACGTCCTCGAAGTTCCCGTCGACGATGCGGGCGTCGAGACCGTCCAGCGGTTTGCCGATACTTCCCGGCCGTCGCTCGCCGGGCCGGTTCGCGTGCGTCACCGGACTCGTCTCCGTCAGCCCGTACCCCTCGTACAGTTCGACGCCGAACACCGTCTCGAAGCGGTTCATCACCTCGATAGGGAGACTGCTCCCGCCGGAGTTGACGAAGCGGAGCGAGGAGACGTCGTAGTCGTCGGCGTCCTCGAAGTTCACGAGGTCGTTGAACATCGCGGGCACGCCGTGCATGACGGTCAACTGCTCGGCCTCGATGCGCGACAGCGTCGCCTCGGCGTCCCAGGTGGGAAGCGGGTAGTAGCTCCCGCCCTCGAACAGCGTCGACAGCATCGTGACCGTCATCCCGTAGATGTGGAACAGGGGGAGGACGCCGAGGAACCTGTCGTCCGCCTGCACCCCGTCGGGCAGCAGTTTCGCCGTCGCGCGCGCGTCCCACGCGAGGTTGTGGTGACTGAGGAGGACGCCCTTCGGCCGCCCCGTCGTCCCCGAGGTGTACGGTTGGACCGCAACGTCGTCGTCGCCGCGTTCGACCACGTCCGTCCCCTCGTCGGCGAGGAACTCCTCGAACGGTATCGCCCCCTCCGCCTCCCCGCCGACGCTCACGACGCGTTCGACGCTCGTTTCCTCGCGCACGGCGTCCACGAACGGGACGAGGTCCGAGAGGGCGACGACGACCCGCGCCTCGCTGTCGGCCAGGAGGTGCGATATCTCGCGCGCCTTGTACTGCGGGTTCATCGGGACGACGATGCCGCCCGCGTGGAGCGTTCCGTGGAAGGCGGTGACGAACTGCGGGAGGTTCGGGAGGTAGACGGCCACTCGGTCGCCTGCCTCGACGCCGTGTTCCGCGAGTCCCGCGGCGAACCGCGAGGTCAGTTCCCACAGTTCTTCGTAACTCCACTCCTCCCCGCGGAACCCCACGGCCGTCCGGTCCGGATTCGCCTCCGCCGCCGCCGCCACGTCCTGCACCAAGTTTGTCATTGTCAACCGTTCGAATCGTGGGGGAGCGGGGGGCTAAAGTGTTCGGCAGAATATTACCGACGGTCAGCGAGACGGCCGATGTAATTTACATCGTTCGACGGGGTTCGGTTTTTTGCTCGCCCGCCGCGGAGAGATGAGCATGCAGACCGTGGAACTCACCGAACCGGGCGTCTTCGAGCACCGAGAGCGCGACCGCCCCGACCCGGGTCCCGGCGAGGTCCTCGTCCGGATGGCCCACGTCGGCATCTGCGGGTCCGACGTGCACTACTACGAGCACGGCCGCATCGGCGACTACGTCGTCGAGGACCCCCTGATTCTCGGCCACGAGAGCGCGGGCGAGGTCGCCGCCGTCGGCGACGGGGTGACGGGGTTCGAACCGGGCGACGAGGTGACGCTGGAACCCGGCGTCCCGTGCGGCGAGTGCGCGCGGTGCCGCGCGGGCGAGTACAACCTCTGTCCCGACGTGGAGTTCATGGCGACCCCGCCGGACCACGGCGCGTTCGCGGAGTATGTCGCGTGGGACGCCGACTTCGCCTACGAACTACCCGAGAACGTCTCGACGCGCGCGGGCGCCCTCTGCGAACCGCTGAGCGTCGCCATCCACGCGACGCGGCGCGCCGACGTGGAACTCGGGGACTCGGTGCTCGTCTCCGGGGCGGGTCCCATCGGGATGCTCGTCGGCGAGGCGGTCCGCGCCGCCGGCGCGGGGTCGGTCCTCGTCGCCGACGTGGTGGAGGCGAAACTCGACCGCGCCGCGGCGTACGGCGCGACGGAGACGGTGAACGCGGCGGAGGAGTCGCTGACCGACGCCGTCGACGAGTTCACGGACGGCGGGGGTGTCGACGTCGTCGTCGAAGCCTCCGGTGCGGCGGCGTCCATCTCGTCCACCGTCGACGCGGTGCGCCGCGGCGGCACCGTCGTCTGCATCGGCCTCTCCGCCGAGGACGAGATTCCGGTCGAGACCAACGAGATAGTCGACAAGGAACTCGATTTCAAAGGCTCGTTCCGGTTCAGAAACACGTACGACGACGCCGTCTCCCTCCTCGAACGCGGCGCGGTGGACGTCGAGCGGATCATCGACTTCGAGATGCCGATGTCCGACCTCACCGCGGCGTTCGAGCGAGCGAAGGAACCGGACGTGGTGAAGGGGATGGTGACGATAGGCGAGTAGCGCCACGCCGGC
This genomic stretch from Halogeometricum sp. S1BR25-6 harbors:
- a CDS encoding NAD(P)-dependent alcohol dehydrogenase, whose translation is MQTVELTEPGVFEHRERDRPDPGPGEVLVRMAHVGICGSDVHYYEHGRIGDYVVEDPLILGHESAGEVAAVGDGVTGFEPGDEVTLEPGVPCGECARCRAGEYNLCPDVEFMATPPDHGAFAEYVAWDADFAYELPENVSTRAGALCEPLSVAIHATRRADVELGDSVLVSGAGPIGMLVGEAVRAAGAGSVLVADVVEAKLDRAAAYGATETVNAAEESLTDAVDEFTDGGGVDVVVEASGAAASISSTVDAVRRGGTVVCIGLSAEDEIPVETNEIVDKELDFKGSFRFRNTYDDAVSLLERGAVDVERIIDFEMPMSDLTAAFERAKEPDVVKGMVTIGE
- a CDS encoding acyl-CoA dehydrogenase family protein; the encoded protein is MNFQLNDEQRAVREAVREFGEEEIRPVAREHDEEKKYPSDLVQKAARYDLVAPGIPEEYGGAGMDALTEILVTEELWRADAGIGSAIGSRGFGTSMLRKYGDEWMKEEWLPKVAAGDTATCSCISEPAHGSDVAGIETKAEESDDGDDYVLNGTKMWITNGTVADVAVVMAKTTPDAGHRGITAFLVPTDAEGFEATKIDNKLGIRASDLAEIVLDDVRVPVENVIGEEDEGFYQLMDFFADGRTRVAAQAVGVAQAAVDAAVDYANEREQGGQKIAEYQAIRHKVAEMATNVEAARSLTYRAATEVEAGDDDTAARFASMAKLFASERAVGVADEGLQVHGGAGFVTDHPAERFYRDARITKIYEGTSEIQKNIISDRVL
- a CDS encoding long-chain-fatty-acid--CoA ligase; protein product: MTNLVQDVAAAAEANPDRTAVGFRGEEWSYEELWELTSRFAAGLAEHGVEAGDRVAVYLPNLPQFVTAFHGTLHAGGIVVPMNPQYKAREISHLLADSEARVVVALSDLVPFVDAVREETSVERVVSVGGEAEGAIPFEEFLADEGTDVVERGDDDVAVQPYTSGTTGRPKGVLLSHHNLAWDARATAKLLPDGVQADDRFLGVLPLFHIYGMTVTMLSTLFEGGSYYPLPTWDAEATLSRIEAEQLTVMHGVPAMFNDLVNFEDADDYDVSSLRFVNSGGSSLPIEVMNRFETVFGVELYEGYGLTETSPVTHANRPGERRPGSIGKPLDGLDARIVDGNFEDVPPVERGPVDEEAVDLNEITGELVVSGPNVMQGYYGLPEANEEAFTEDEGKRWFHTGDIGYRDEDDYYYVVDRAKHMIVTGGYNVYPREVEELLFEHPQVADAAVVGIPDDRRGETVKAYVVPVPDADVTPEEVKQYCLDNLAEYKHPREVEFIDELPRTTTGKVQKFELRERDGGGGTPSDDGAEGER